A single Mus caroli chromosome 15, CAROLI_EIJ_v1.1, whole genome shotgun sequence DNA region contains:
- the Maf1 gene encoding repressor of RNA polymerase III transcription MAF1 homolog: MKLLENSSFEAINSQLTVETGDAHIIGRIESYSCKMAGDDKHMFKQFCQEGQPHVLEALSPPQTSGLSPSRLSKSQGAEDESPLSDKCSRKTLFYLIATLNESFRPDYDFSTARSHEFSREPSLRWVVNAVNCSLFSAVREDFKALKPQLWNAVDEEICLAECDIYSYNPDLDSDPFGEDGSLWSFNYFFYNKRLKRIVFFSCRSISGSTYTPSEAGNALDLELGAEEADEESGGGGGEGRAEETSTMEEDRVPVICM, encoded by the exons ATGAAGCTATTGGAGAACTCCAGCTTTGAGGCCATCAACTCACAGTTGACAGTGGAGACTGGAGATGCCCATATTATTGGCAG GATTGAAAGCTACTCGTGTAAGATGGCGGGAGATGATAAACATATGTTCAAGCAGTTCTGCCAGGAGGGCCAGCCCCATGTGTTGGAGGCACTGTCCCCACCCCAAACTTCAGGCCTCAGTCCCAGCAG ACTGAGCAAGAGCCAGGGTGCTGAGGATGAGAGTCCTCTAAGCGACAAGTGCAGCCGCAAGACCCTCTTCTATCTGATTGCCACCCTCAATGAGTCCTTCCGGCCAGACTATGACTTCAGCACAGCCAGAAGTCATGAATTCAGCCGAGAGCCAAGCCTCCGCTGG GTGGTCAATGCAGTCAACTGCAGCCTGTTTTCAGCTGTTCGTGAAGACTTCAAGGCCCTGAAGCCACAGCTGTGGAATGCAGTGGATGAGGAGATCTGCTTAGCTGAGTGTGACATCTACAG CTATAACCCAGATCTAGACTCGGACCCCTTTGGGGAAGATGGAAGCCTCTGGTCATTCAACTATTTCTTTTACAATAAGAGACTGAAGCGAATCGTCTTCTTTAGCTGCCGCTCCATCAG tgGCTCCACCTACACACCCTCAGAGGCAGGCAATGCACTGGACTTGGAACTGGGGGCAGAGGAGGCTGATGAAGAGAGTGGAGGTGGAGGCGGTGAGGGCAGGGCAGAGGAGACCAGCACCATGGAGGaagacag GGTCCCAGTGATCTGTATGTGA